One Caloenas nicobarica isolate bCalNic1 chromosome 36, bCalNic1.hap1, whole genome shotgun sequence genomic window carries:
- the PLPPR2 gene encoding phospholipid phosphatase-related protein type 2, protein MATPRREKRGGSIVPCCLFVELSILGGTAALAYQLEFTDAFPVHDGGFFCRDPAYGRPYPGPPAASRAPPALVYALVTAVPVLIMTLGELLGGPRGGRAPPALWGQRCCRGGALRRLLRFLGVFSFGLLATAIFANAGQVVTGAPAPHFLAVCRPNYSALGCAPPAAPPRFVPPGGAPCAGDPPLVAAARRAFPCKEAALGAYAGAFAGLYVTLAWRGGGSRLAKPAAVLGFAAPPFLLGALRVAEHRNHWGDVLAGFLTGTAIAAFLVTCVVGNFQSTGGSGRGGGGGPLRAPQELPPSQPPLEEISVTQARRAEFPAVT, encoded by the exons atggcGACCCCCCGGCGGGAGAAACGCGGCGGCTCCATCGTCCCCTGCTGCCTGTTCGTGGAG CTGTCCATCCTGGGGGGCACGGCGGCCCTCGCGTACCAGCTGGAGTTCACGGACGCGTTCCCGGTGCACGACGGCGGGTTCTTCTGCCGCGACCCCGCCTATGGCCGCCCCtaccccggcccccccgccgccagcCGTGCCCCCCCCGCGCTGGTCTACGCGCTCGTCACCGCCGTGCCCGTCCTCATC ATGacgctgggggagctgctgggggggccccgggggggccgcgccccccccgccctgtGGGGCCAGCGCTGCTGCCGGGGGGGGGCCCTGCGGCGCCTGCTGCGCTTCCTGG GCGTGTTCTCCTTCGGCCTCCTGGCCACCGCCATCTTCGCCAACGCGGGGCAGGTGGTGACGGGGGCCCCCGCCCCCCACTTTCTGGCCGTCTGTCGCCCCAACTACAGCGCCCTGGGctgcgccccccccgccgcccccccccgcttcGTGCCCCCCGGGGGGGCTCCCTGCGCCGGGGACCCCCCCTTGGTGGCGGCCGCCAGACGGGCCTTTCCCTGCAAGGAGGCGGCGCTGGGGGCCTACGCGGGGGCCTTCGCCGGG CTGTACGTGACGCTGgcctggcggggggggggcTCCCGGCTGGCCAAGCCAGCGGCGGTTTTGGGGTTCGCGGCCCCCCCGTTCCTGCTGGGGGCCCTGCGGGTGGCCGAGCACCGCAACCACTGGGGGGACGTGCTGGCCGGATTCCTCACCGGCACCGCCATTGCCGCCTTCCTG GTGACCTGCGTGGTTGGGAACTTCCAGAGCACGGGGGGGtcggggagggggggcggggggggcccccTGAGGgccccccaggagctgcccccctcccagccccccctGGAGGAGATCAGCGTCACCCAG gcgCGTCGTGCCGAGTTCCCAGCTGTCACCTGA
- the EPOR gene encoding erythropoietin receptor: MPGPGGLLALGGLLACARGGAGCGTAAPPDFEVEAGVLLAEEPLDPKCFSRLLHDLTCFWDSDHPPDPQHFRLQYRLEQEPWQNCSLAAIPLPRNRSRFWCSLPAEAAVAFLPLELRVLPRPPEPPLYRRTLYIDQVVLLGPPQNVSAEPGGARGQLCVRWVPPPSRYLESSLVFELVLRAPGLPPRTVGVGAGRREQRVGALRGSTRYSVRARTRPDGLSYGGYWSPWSPPATAVTPPDVDPVTLGLSCLLALLLLGLGLLGLLSHRRALREKLWPAVPGPEREFEGLFSAYGGNFQLWLCQGVGAPWAPPAVADAEELPSAVEEVPEPPPDKGPPAEPPPPSAPPAGPSPSPSFEYTLFDPTSALLCPPPRNPPTPDSPYANLAPQKGAPPDADTPKWVPENGALPGDGDPPGLGPPILSPPYVLCS; the protein is encoded by the exons atgccaggccctggggggcTGCTGGCCCTGGGGGGGCTCCTGGCCTGTGCCCGGGGGGGCGCGGGGTGTGGCACGGCCGCTCCCCCCGACTTCGAGGTGGAAG cGGGGGTGCTGCTGGCGGAGGAGCCCCTGGACCCCAAGTGCTTCTCGCGGCTCCTGCACGACCTGACCTGCTTCTGGGACAGCGACCACCCCCCCGACCCCCAGCACTTCCGCCTGCAGTACCGCCTGGA GCAGGAGCCGTGGCAGAACTGCTCCCTGGCCGCCATCCCGCTGCCCCGGAACCGCTCCCGGTTCTGGTGTTCGCTCCCCGCCGAGGCCGCCGTGGCGTTCCTGCCGCTGGAGCTGCGCGTGCTGCCGcgcccccccgagccccccctGTACCGCCGCACCCTCTACATCGACCAAGTCG tgctgctgggcccCCCCCAGAATGTGTCGGCGGAgccggggggggcgcgggggcagcTGTGCGTGCGCTGGGTGCCCCCCCCCAGCCGCTACCTGGAGTCCAGCCTGGTGTTCGAGCTGGTGCTGCgcgccccggggctgcccccccgCACG GTGGGGgtgggcgcggggcggcgggagcagcGGGTGGGGGCCCTGCGCGGCAGCACCCGGTACAGCGTCCGCGCCCGCACGCGCCCTGACGGCCTCAGCTACGGCGGCTACTGGAGCCCCTGGTCGCCCCCGGCCACTGCCGTCACCCCCCCTG ACGTGGACCCGGTGACGCTGGGACTGTCCTGcctgctggccctgctgctgctggggctggggctgctggggctgctgagccaCCGCAG ggcgcTGCGGGAGAAGCTGTGGCCGGCGGTGCCCGGGCCCGAGCGGGAGTTCGAGGGGCTCTTCAGCGCCTACGGGGGCAACTTCCAG ctctggctgtgccaggGGGTGGGGGCTCCCTGGGCCCCCCCCGCGGTGGCCGATGCCGAGGAGCTGCCCAGCGCTGTGGAGGAGGTGCCGGAGCCCCCCCCGGACAAGGGGCCCCCCGCCGAGCCGcccccccccagcgccccccccgccggccCGTCCCCCTCCCCCAGCTTCGAGTACACGCTGTTCGACCCGACGTCGGCCCTGCtgtgccccccgccccgcaacccccccacccccgacAGCCCCTATGCCAACCTGGCCCCCCAGAAAGGGGCCCCCCCGGACGCTGACACTCCCAAATGGGTCCCTGAGAACGGGGCcctccctggggatggggacccccccgggctGGGCCCCCCCATTCTGTCCCCCCCCTACGTGCTCTGCTCCTAA
- the SWSAP1 gene encoding ATPase SWSAP1, which translates to MAAALERALGSVTAGEAAAPLPVLVLGPAGSGRTALLLRAALAGGGDGPRALFLAPSALPRLPGGGDGDDGGNDPRALQRLELRYPPSPAALARELAALPARPRPPGLLLLDGLERYLAGAPGAPARLAALLLEAARSPGPSRPPAQVVASLRLPPPGLHVLPALRRYFPAECRLRPGPPPRLRACLTRPGAPPRRWRLCFGPQGRLRVTPGDGDSEGDEDTEPEQDGDGDQAWG; encoded by the exons ATGGCGGCGGCGCTGGAGCGGGCGCTGGGCTCGGTGACAGCCGGGGAGGCAGCGGCGCCGCTGCCGGTGCTGGTGCTGGGCCCGGCGGGCTCGGGCCGGACGGCGCTGCTCCTGCGAGCTgcgctggcgggcggcggtgaCGGGCCCCGCGCACTATTCCTGGCGCCCAGCGCGCTCCCGCGGCTCCCGGGAGGCGGCGACGGTGACGACGGCGGCAACGACCCGCGGGCCCTGCAG CGGCTGGAGCTCCGATACCCGCCGTCCCCGGCGGCGCTGGCCCGGGAGCTGGCGGCGctgccggcccggccccggcccccggggctgctgctgctggacgGGCTGGAGCGGTACCTGGCGGGGGCCCCGGGGGCGCCCGCCCGCTTGGCCGCCCTCCTGCTGGAGGCCGCCCGCTCCCCCGGGCCCTCCCGGCCCCCCGCGCAGGTTGTGGCCTCCCTGCGCCTGCCCCCCCCCGGCCTGCACGTCCTGCCCGCCCTGCGCCGCTACTTCCCCGCCGAGTGCCGCCTGcggcccgggccccccccccgcctccgcgCCTGCCTCACCCGCCCCGGGGCCCCCCCACGCCGCTGGCGCCTCTGCTTCGGCCCCCAGGGGCGGCTCCGTGTGACCcccggggacggggacagcgAGGGGGACGAGGACACCGAACCCGAGCAGGACGGCGACGGGGACCAGGCCTGGGGCTGA